The following proteins are encoded in a genomic region of Limosilactobacillus reuteri subsp. reuteri:
- a CDS encoding DNA/RNA non-specific endonuclease has product MRFRFNKKTQYLLLALVAILGIGSFSQPSDKGSTLPQGIQRVAPWRHSSNNNRSSSFTPPTQEQATSVLSNGVRQQLGTSDIKWNGYGAFILNNNQTALNANINNAPYAVNRRDSRGRAWQGDAWLNRTTRQYRNRNETGNGATNWKPAGFLQAHNLKGGISHAYDRGHLLGYALVGGIRGFNASESNPANIATQTAWANEARSSTSTGQNYYEGLVRKALDQNKQVRYRVTDVYDGNNLVPSGAHIEAKSKDGSLQYNVFVPNVQNNISINYATGAVTQVNTN; this is encoded by the coding sequence ATGCGATTTCGATTCAATAAAAAGACCCAGTATTTACTTTTAGCTTTAGTAGCGATTCTCGGCATTGGTAGTTTTTCCCAGCCATCTGATAAAGGAAGTACCTTACCGCAGGGAATCCAACGGGTAGCGCCTTGGCGTCATTCCAGCAACAATAATCGATCATCTTCTTTTACGCCGCCAACCCAAGAGCAGGCCACGAGTGTTCTTTCTAATGGCGTCCGTCAGCAGTTAGGAACATCTGACATAAAATGGAATGGTTACGGAGCGTTTATTTTAAATAACAATCAGACGGCGCTGAACGCAAATATTAATAACGCGCCATACGCAGTTAATCGACGTGATTCGCGTGGACGAGCATGGCAGGGAGACGCCTGGCTCAATCGTACAACACGCCAGTATCGTAATCGGAATGAAACTGGGAATGGGGCCACTAATTGGAAGCCAGCTGGATTTTTACAAGCTCATAACTTAAAAGGTGGCATCTCCCATGCTTATGATCGCGGACACTTACTTGGATATGCATTAGTAGGGGGTATCCGTGGCTTTAATGCTTCGGAGTCAAATCCTGCTAATATTGCAACTCAAACTGCTTGGGCCAACGAAGCTCGAAGCAGTACATCAACTGGGCAAAACTACTATGAAGGCTTAGTGCGAAAAGCTCTTGACCAGAACAAACAAGTTCGTTATCGAGTAACAGATGTCTATGATGGTAATAATTTAGTGCCTTCTGGTGCCCATATTGAGGCCAAATCAAAGGATGGCAGTTTGCAATACAATGTTTTCGTCCCCAATGTGCAAAATAATATTAGTATAAATTATGCAACAGGGGCAGTAACGCAAGTGAACACGAATTAA
- the ltrA gene encoding group II intron reverse transcriptase/maturase has protein sequence MRQSQKTEQQADRLSRIGLENRKYTRARSTDYGEGKGMSVTIQDLVLDRNNLNQAYLRVKRNKGAAGIDDMTVNDLLPYLRENKTELIASLREGKYKPAPVKRVEIPKPNGGVRKLGIPTVVDRMVQQAVAQILTPIFERVFSDNSFGFRPHRGAHDAIAKVVDLYNQGYRRVVDLDLKAYFDNVNHDLMIKYLQQYIDDPWTLRLIRKFLTSGVLDHGLFAKSEKGTPQGGPLSPILANIYLNELDKELTRRGHHFVRYADDCNIYVKSQRAGERVMRSITQFLEKRLKVKVNPDKTKVGSPLRLKFLGFSLGVDHNGAYARPAKQSQQRVKKALRLLTKRNRGISLTRMFEEIQRKMRGWLQYYSIGKLTDFIQRLDKWLRARIRQYIWKQWKKLKTKVTNLQKLGLSQRDAYVFASTRKGYWRTAHSKTLSYSLTNRKLEQLGLMNMSKTLQSIQSD, from the coding sequence GTGCGACAATCGCAGAAAACAGAACAACAAGCTGACCGCTTGTCGAGGATAGGTTTGGAAAACCGAAAGTACACAAGGGCGCGTAGTACCGATTATGGTGAAGGTAAAGGTATGAGTGTCACTATCCAAGACTTAGTCTTGGACCGCAATAACCTTAATCAGGCTTATTTGCGAGTTAAGAGAAATAAAGGGGCAGCAGGCATTGACGATATGACAGTCAATGACCTTCTGCCATATCTCAGAGAAAATAAGACGGAATTGATCGCTAGTTTGCGTGAGGGCAAGTATAAACCAGCACCAGTCAAACGGGTAGAAATTCCGAAGCCTAATGGTGGAGTAAGAAAACTCGGAATACCAACAGTGGTGGACCGAATGGTTCAACAAGCTGTGGCCCAAATTCTTACACCTATCTTTGAGCGTGTTTTCTCTGATAATAGTTTTGGCTTCCGCCCTCACCGTGGGGCTCACGACGCTATTGCAAAAGTAGTAGATCTTTATAATCAAGGTTATCGAAGAGTTGTCGACTTAGACCTAAAAGCCTATTTTGATAATGTTAATCATGACTTGATGATTAAGTATCTTCAACAATATATTGATGACCCATGGACACTAAGGCTCATTCGTAAGTTTCTAACTAGCGGAGTCTTAGACCATGGGCTTTTCGCTAAGAGTGAAAAAGGAACCCCACAAGGAGGGCCATTGTCACCAATACTGGCGAATATCTATCTAAATGAGTTGGATAAAGAGTTGACTAGACGTGGTCACCACTTTGTGCGCTATGCGGATGATTGTAACATTTATGTTAAAAGTCAACGAGCCGGAGAACGAGTAATGCGAAGCATTACCCAGTTTCTTGAAAAGCGATTGAAAGTTAAAGTGAACCCAGATAAAACCAAAGTCGGTAGCCCGCTACGGTTAAAGTTTCTTGGCTTTTCGTTGGGTGTAGACCACAATGGAGCCTACGCCCGTCCAGCAAAACAATCGCAACAACGAGTAAAGAAAGCATTGAGGTTATTAACTAAACGTAATCGTGGAATATCTCTGACAAGAATGTTTGAAGAAATTCAGCGAAAAATGCGTGGATGGCTTCAGTACTACTCAATTGGGAAACTAACTGACTTTATTCAACGCCTTGACAAGTGGTTGAGGGCCCGAATAAGACAGTATATCTGGAAGCAATGGAAGAAGCTTAAAACTAAGGTAACTAACTTACAGAAGCTGGGGCTGTCCCAGCGTGATGCATACGTCTTCGCTAGTACCCGCAAGGGCTACTGGCGAACTGCACACAGTAAGACCTTGAGCTATTCTCTAACAAATAGAAAACTGGAACAACTCGGACTTATGAATATGTCCAAGACGCTCCAGTCAATTCAAAGTGATTAA
- a CDS encoding lipopolysaccharide assembly LapA domain-containing protein: MKKQSTTIASIVILIIIAIFALLNTATVVVNLFGAQVKMPLVLLIFICLLIGAIIIYLLSFSNHLKTNKQLKELQSSRVSKDELKKYQKKIDQLQKENTQLKQQLKSKTTVEKPQDSSTN; the protein is encoded by the coding sequence ATGAAAAAGCAATCCACAACTATTGCTTCAATCGTTATTCTAATTATAATTGCCATCTTTGCACTATTAAATACAGCAACTGTAGTAGTCAATCTTTTTGGAGCACAAGTAAAAATGCCACTAGTGCTGCTAATCTTTATCTGTTTACTTATTGGGGCTATTATTATTTACTTGCTATCATTTTCTAATCACCTCAAAACTAACAAGCAATTAAAAGAATTACAATCATCGCGTGTTAGTAAGGACGAATTAAAAAAGTATCAAAAAAAGATTGACCAACTGCAAAAAGAAAATACACAGTTAAAGCAACAACTTAAAAGTAAAACTACTGTAGAAAAGCCACAAGATTCTTCTACAAATTAA
- a CDS encoding DUF421 domain-containing protein has product MDNYSLIIIKFVLGMLCLILQINLLGKGNLAPTSAIDQVQNYVLGGIIGGIIYNSDISILEFIMVLLIWTLIVFIVKFAKDHNIWVRRIIDGRPQILIQNGKLLVENCMRAGISANDLMFRLRGHGIYEVAKVKSGILEQNGQLVIIENDEANVRFPLINDGQINIDVMELIHHDEQWVFEQIHKAGYDSVDDIYLGEYINGKLTLIPYPKA; this is encoded by the coding sequence ATGGATAATTATTCATTGATTATTATAAAATTTGTTCTCGGAATGTTATGTTTGATTTTGCAGATTAATTTACTGGGGAAGGGGAATCTCGCACCTACTTCTGCTATTGATCAAGTTCAAAATTATGTTTTAGGTGGGATCATTGGCGGAATTATCTACAATAGTGATATTTCTATTCTTGAGTTTATAATGGTCCTTTTGATTTGGACATTAATTGTATTTATTGTGAAATTTGCTAAAGATCATAATATTTGGGTAAGAAGAATTATCGATGGGCGCCCGCAAATATTAATTCAGAACGGAAAATTATTAGTAGAGAATTGTATGCGTGCAGGAATCAGTGCTAATGATCTTATGTTTCGCCTTCGTGGTCATGGAATCTATGAAGTTGCTAAGGTCAAAAGCGGAATTTTAGAACAAAATGGCCAGCTTGTAATCATCGAAAATGATGAAGCAAATGTTCGCTTCCCATTAATTAATGATGGACAGATCAATATTGATGTAATGGAATTGATTCATCATGATGAACAATGGGTATTTGAACAAATTCATAAAGCAGGTTATGACAGTGTTGATGATATCTATCTTGGCGAATATATTAATGGCAAATTAACTTTAATACCATATCCAAAAGCTTAA
- a CDS encoding amino acid permease translates to MMDNQKNEVKLNRTMTPGQMEMIAIGGTIGSGLFMGATSTIKWTGPSVLLAYAFVGLVLYGVMRALGEMIYISPGTGSFADYGSKYIHPLVGYLTKWSNVFQFIIVGISDIIAMSQYLNYWWPNLPDWISGLVMIIILTLANLASAKAYGRLEFWFAMIKVVTIIVMIILGLLVIVLGLGNNWHPVGISNLWSHGGFFTGGFMGFMFSLSVIAGSYQGIELLGITAGEAASPRHAIVKSVKSVIWRILIFYIGAIFVIVSIYPWDELKAVGSPFVETFTKVGITGAAGIINFVVLTAALSGANSGIYSASRMLFKLSVDGEVPKVFSKLSKRVVPNVAILTISFWIFLGFIVNMLLSMFNAASANIFVIVYSSSVLPGMVPWFIILISELNFRRNNPAELKDHPFKMPLYPAYNYFSLIALSVILLFMFFNPDTRISVSVGAVFLVIMSIIYKLRTQRQDKLA, encoded by the coding sequence ATGATGGATAATCAGAAAAATGAAGTTAAATTAAATCGGACAATGACTCCCGGACAAATGGAAATGATTGCAATTGGTGGGACAATTGGTAGTGGTCTTTTCATGGGAGCCACATCAACTATTAAATGGACTGGTCCTTCTGTCCTATTAGCATATGCCTTTGTAGGTTTAGTCCTATATGGTGTTATGCGTGCGTTAGGGGAAATGATCTATATCAGTCCAGGAACTGGTTCCTTTGCGGACTATGGATCTAAATATATTCATCCCTTAGTTGGATACCTGACAAAGTGGAGTAACGTCTTTCAGTTTATCATTGTTGGTATCTCAGATATTATTGCCATGAGTCAATACCTTAATTATTGGTGGCCTAACTTACCAGACTGGATTTCTGGATTAGTAATGATCATTATCTTAACGCTTGCGAACCTTGCATCTGCTAAGGCATATGGCCGGTTGGAATTTTGGTTTGCGATGATTAAAGTCGTTACAATTATTGTTATGATCATTCTTGGATTATTGGTAATTGTCCTTGGGTTGGGTAACAATTGGCATCCGGTTGGAATTTCCAATTTATGGTCACATGGTGGATTCTTTACTGGTGGATTCATGGGATTCATGTTCTCACTATCTGTGATTGCTGGATCATACCAAGGAATTGAATTACTTGGTATTACTGCTGGTGAAGCGGCCTCACCACGCCATGCGATTGTTAAGTCAGTTAAATCTGTTATTTGGCGGATTTTAATTTTCTATATTGGGGCAATTTTCGTTATTGTTTCCATTTATCCATGGGACGAATTAAAGGCAGTTGGATCACCATTCGTTGAAACATTTACTAAAGTTGGTATTACTGGAGCAGCTGGAATCATTAACTTTGTTGTTTTGACTGCTGCATTGTCCGGTGCCAATTCAGGAATCTACAGTGCTAGTCGGATGCTTTTTAAGCTTTCAGTTGATGGTGAAGTTCCTAAGGTATTTAGTAAATTGTCAAAGCGGGTTGTACCAAATGTTGCGATTTTAACAATTTCATTCTGGATTTTCCTTGGTTTTATTGTTAACATGCTTCTATCAATGTTTAATGCAGCCTCTGCTAATATCTTCGTGATTGTCTATAGTTCAAGTGTCCTTCCCGGAATGGTACCATGGTTTATTATTTTGATTTCAGAATTAAACTTCCGGCGTAATAATCCAGCTGAGTTAAAGGACCACCCATTCAAGATGCCACTTTATCCAGCATATAACTACTTTAGTTTGATTGCGCTAAGTGTTATCTTACTGTTTATGTTCTTTAACCCAGATACACGGATTTCGGTTAGTGTTGGGGCAGTCTTCTTAGTTATCATGAGCATTATCTACAAGTTAAGAACTCAGCGCCAAGATAAATTAGCATAA
- a CDS encoding alpha/beta hydrolase, with amino-acid sequence MKKSLKIAGISIGSLILLAFGIQGFLLRGTPGQHLSSQNYQSNLEYSSIPTLLIPGWGGSTITYNKMIKYYQQKNIAQKVLTIWVAPNGRIWTEGDFHGQKNALIQVLFTWNYNGTYHPQIKQLTGVLNYLQKHYHMQKINVVAHSYGGTEFIHAYMGSKYLQDHMRLNKVVFLGVPVEESLSDQLKYRYHLVNKSTDKNFHQLFLEMKNWQLNYPVEIYNLMGSEEGSKTTDGAVPHIQSEMLKSLIKAHPSIEYHQKVYPKTTHYQLHHRTKILNNIANILWGRN; translated from the coding sequence ATGAAAAAATCGTTAAAAATTGCCGGAATTAGTATTGGTAGTCTAATTCTTCTTGCTTTTGGTATTCAAGGTTTCTTATTACGCGGAACTCCTGGTCAGCACCTTTCATCACAAAATTATCAAAGTAACCTGGAGTATTCTTCTATTCCCACCTTGCTTATTCCTGGCTGGGGTGGAAGCACAATTACTTATAATAAGATGATTAAGTACTATCAGCAAAAAAATATTGCGCAAAAAGTTTTAACGATCTGGGTTGCTCCTAATGGACGTATCTGGACTGAGGGGGACTTTCACGGGCAAAAGAATGCCTTAATTCAAGTTTTATTTACTTGGAACTATAATGGTACCTACCATCCACAGATCAAGCAATTAACGGGTGTTCTAAATTATTTGCAGAAACACTATCATATGCAGAAAATTAATGTTGTTGCCCATTCATATGGGGGCACAGAATTCATTCACGCTTATATGGGTTCGAAATATCTTCAAGATCATATGCGGTTAAATAAAGTAGTCTTTTTAGGGGTACCAGTTGAAGAAAGCCTTAGCGATCAATTAAAATATCGCTATCACTTAGTTAATAAATCGACGGACAAGAATTTTCACCAATTATTTTTGGAGATGAAAAATTGGCAACTGAATTATCCTGTTGAAATTTATAATTTAATGGGTAGTGAAGAAGGCAGTAAAACAACTGATGGTGCTGTTCCGCATATCCAATCAGAAATGTTAAAATCATTAATTAAAGCCCATCCATCAATTGAGTATCATCAAAAAGTGTATCCAAAAACCACTCACTATCAATTACATCATCGAACAAAAATTTTAAACAATATCGCTAACATTTTATGGGGAAGGAATTAA
- a CDS encoding YbaN family protein — protein MIIKLVLKLGWILLGSISFVGGIIGMLLPVIPQVPFFLLTIWCITKISPRFHNWLLRNPLYIKYAKPLVNRLENLKHHPKQKAQKINSK, from the coding sequence ATGATCATAAAATTAGTATTAAAACTTGGATGGATCTTGTTAGGGAGCATTTCATTCGTTGGTGGGATAATTGGGATGCTCCTCCCTGTAATTCCGCAGGTTCCATTCTTCCTCCTCACAATATGGTGTATCACTAAAATTTCACCACGTTTTCATAACTGGCTCCTTCGTAATCCACTCTACATAAAATATGCAAAACCCTTGGTAAATCGGCTTGAAAATCTGAAACATCACCCGAAACAAAAGGCACAAAAAATTAATAGTAAATAA
- a CDS encoding nucleoside 2-deoxyribosyltransferase, producing the protein MINQKSKTVYFCAGWFTDKQNKAYEDAMNAIKANPTVDVENSYVPLQHQYKGLRVDEHPELLQDREWSTATYNGDRVGVSTSDMLLAVYIPEEEDVGMGVELGMARALGKYIMVVIPDEDFGKPINLMSWGIADNFIKMSELPNYDFNKPSYNFYDGGVY; encoded by the coding sequence ATGATAAATCAAAAAAGTAAGACAGTATATTTCTGTGCCGGGTGGTTTACTGACAAGCAAAATAAAGCTTATGAGGATGCAATGAATGCAATTAAGGCTAACCCTACAGTAGATGTAGAGAATTCTTATGTGCCATTACAACACCAATATAAAGGATTACGGGTTGATGAACATCCAGAGCTTTTGCAAGATCGCGAATGGAGTACAGCAACTTACAATGGTGATCGAGTAGGCGTTTCAACTTCTGATATGCTTTTAGCAGTCTACATTCCTGAAGAAGAAGATGTAGGAATGGGTGTTGAATTAGGAATGGCACGCGCACTAGGTAAATATATTATGGTAGTGATTCCTGATGAGGACTTTGGTAAACCAATTAATTTAATGAGTTGGGGAATTGCAGATAATTTCATTAAAATGTCAGAACTTCCTAATTACGATTTTAATAAACCATCTTATAATTTCTACGATGGTGGAGTATATTAA
- a CDS encoding HAD-IIB family hydrolase — translation MGKYRFIAIDVDGTLLDDNDKFDINRLNKDIELLQQQNYHFIIASGNSYDALSTIFQPCPLVKEFVAENGGRLIINGKSVYGKTHSIATLQQLHTFIKHTFPSPDILSLSGETQTILAEQYRDVPVPFYPHHTYFSDLQKITEPIYNLNIGWAKRKLSQTIIQGYVNQLNEQFPNLIQATYSGAYGIDILPAGVNKALGLKRLVENYLNGTLDQVVAFGDTSNDIEMLSEVGYGYAMKNATADLLKVADKVTRYDNNHAGLLSEIEHQFINRYRYYVN, via the coding sequence ATGGGAAAATACCGTTTTATTGCTATCGATGTTGATGGTACCTTACTAGATGATAATGATAAATTCGACATTAACCGTTTGAATAAAGATATTGAACTATTACAACAGCAAAACTACCACTTTATTATTGCAAGCGGGAATAGTTACGATGCATTGTCAACGATCTTTCAGCCTTGTCCACTTGTAAAAGAATTTGTAGCAGAAAATGGCGGGCGACTGATAATAAACGGTAAATCTGTCTACGGCAAGACTCATTCAATTGCGACGCTGCAACAGCTTCATACTTTTATTAAGCATACGTTCCCTAGCCCTGACATCCTATCTTTATCTGGCGAAACACAAACAATCCTTGCCGAGCAGTATCGCGATGTTCCAGTCCCTTTTTATCCCCACCACACATATTTTTCTGACCTTCAAAAAATCACTGAGCCAATTTATAACTTAAACATTGGTTGGGCCAAACGCAAATTATCCCAAACTATTATTCAAGGATATGTAAATCAATTAAATGAGCAGTTTCCAAACTTAATTCAAGCAACTTATAGTGGAGCTTATGGCATTGATATCCTACCAGCAGGCGTAAATAAAGCTTTAGGATTAAAAAGACTAGTCGAAAATTACTTAAACGGAACTCTAGACCAAGTAGTTGCTTTTGGAGATACTTCAAACGATATTGAGATGTTATCAGAAGTTGGTTATGGATATGCAATGAAAAACGCTACAGCTGACCTGCTAAAAGTTGCTGATAAAGTTACAAGATACGATAACAATCATGCTGGGCTATTGTCAGAGATTGAACATCAATTTATTAACCGTTATAGATATTATGTAAACTAA